One stretch of Pandoraea oxalativorans DNA includes these proteins:
- a CDS encoding helix-turn-helix transcriptional regulator has translation MHQLPVPTLGYLPLWLETLRVWLSADSVAALWCHAQDGVSPVSDPVNGANVTCGYAPQAPLSACERLASCGWTMSIPSPNLGGALFGHARKRSGAVRRSSLPGHLHRPPELEACLADGDVLDAYLLPASRVADEHLQPTLPHGGEAANPRGQTSPLGALRLLVSRSQTRQAFSAREVAAFETVAAEFAKAPARPYFPPLSSLASATMPAVEGQEIQEGTGTVCADVSGTLVWHRRQPEWADPGALALMRRVWQLVPGRAWPDACMVVQACQRLADELTLHPCGMSGAAVPGAQVGTTLAVPGGTLHLHATHLCGMGGRATERVRISLHLAVPPVIRLLARLWDTALTPVQREIAMRLLAGQSRTQTREACAIGVQTLKTHLSLMRARLDPVRDASLLLGLRSGKTTARLE, from the coding sequence ATGCATCAATTGCCGGTCCCCACCCTTGGCTACTTGCCGCTGTGGCTGGAGACGTTGCGCGTGTGGCTCTCGGCCGACAGCGTTGCCGCGCTCTGGTGCCATGCGCAAGACGGCGTGAGTCCGGTGAGCGATCCGGTAAACGGCGCCAACGTCACGTGCGGGTATGCCCCGCAAGCACCGTTATCGGCGTGTGAGCGGTTGGCGTCGTGCGGTTGGACGATGTCGATTCCATCGCCGAACCTCGGTGGCGCGCTGTTCGGGCACGCGCGCAAACGTTCCGGCGCGGTGAGACGGTCGTCCTTGCCGGGCCATCTTCACCGTCCGCCGGAACTTGAGGCCTGTTTGGCCGATGGCGATGTGCTCGACGCCTACCTGCTGCCCGCGAGTCGCGTGGCCGACGAACACCTGCAACCGACGCTTCCCCACGGGGGCGAAGCGGCCAATCCGAGAGGGCAGACGTCTCCCCTCGGCGCGTTGCGTCTTCTCGTGTCGCGCAGCCAGACGCGTCAGGCGTTCAGCGCGCGAGAAGTCGCAGCGTTCGAGACGGTGGCCGCCGAGTTTGCCAAAGCACCGGCACGTCCGTATTTCCCGCCGCTTTCGTCTCTCGCGAGCGCGACGATGCCCGCCGTCGAGGGGCAGGAGATCCAGGAGGGTACGGGGACTGTCTGTGCCGACGTATCGGGGACGCTCGTGTGGCACCGGCGTCAGCCCGAGTGGGCCGACCCGGGCGCGTTGGCGCTCATGCGCCGGGTCTGGCAACTGGTGCCGGGGCGTGCATGGCCCGACGCCTGCATGGTCGTGCAGGCATGCCAGCGACTGGCCGACGAGTTGACGCTGCATCCCTGCGGTATGTCCGGCGCGGCCGTTCCGGGGGCGCAAGTCGGCACGACACTGGCGGTGCCGGGCGGCACGTTGCATCTGCACGCCACCCATCTCTGCGGCATGGGCGGGCGCGCCACGGAGCGCGTGCGCATCTCCCTGCATCTCGCTGTGCCGCCCGTCATCCGCCTGTTGGCGCGGTTGTGGGACACGGCGCTGACGCCCGTGCAGCGGGAGATCGCGATGCGCTTGCTGGCGGGGCAGTCGCGTACGCAGACGCGCGAAGCTTGCGCGATTGGTGTGCAGACACTCAAGACGCATCTGTCTCTCATGCGGGCACGGCTGGATCCGGTGCGCGACGCGTCGCTGCTCCTCGGACTACGCAGCGGCAAAACGACGGCTCGGCTAGAATAG